The following proteins come from a genomic window of Miscanthus floridulus cultivar M001 chromosome 2, ASM1932011v1, whole genome shotgun sequence:
- the LOC136538591 gene encoding UDP-glycosyltransferase 91C1-like, producing the protein MPRLRGQGLLLSAARPLSPRPIAMDNAVSSSPGPLRFVIFPWLGFGHLLPYLELGERLALRGHRVSFVSTPGNIARLPALRPAAAPRVDLVALPLPRVDGLPDGAESTNSVPHDKFELLFKAFDGLAAPFAEFLGASCADEGKRPDWVIVDCFHYWAAGAAVVDNKVPCAMLLPSAASLAAARDRQSSRAKPGAAVEERPAAAPPRYESEQNKQYLAKDGASCMSIAERFCLTRERCTVMAMRSSLEWEPEFLPLVAPLVGKPVVPLGLLPPSPDGGRGANANGEHTAVRWLDAQPPSSVLYVALGSEVPLRVEQVRELALGLELVGTRFLWALRNPSGVPDADILPAGFQERSRGRGLVTTGWVPQTSILAHGAVGGFLTHCGRNSLIEGLLYGRPLVMLPIFGDQGPNARLMEGKKVGLQVARDEHDGSFDRHGVASAVRAVMLEEETRGVFVENALKVQGIVADKELQDRYIDEFIQQLRSYSGLRCPASS; encoded by the exons ATGCCACGCCTTCGCGGGCAAGGTCTGCTCCTCTCGGCTGCACGTCCGCTTTCCCCTCGGCCAATCGCCATGGACAACGCCGTGTCCTCGTCCCCGGGGCCGCTGCGCTTCGTGATCTTCCCGTGGCTCGGGTTCGGCCACCTGCTCCCGTACCTGGAGCTCGGGGAGCGGCTGGCGCTGCGGGGCCACCGCGTGTCCTTCGTCTCCACTCCGGGCAACATCGCCCGCCTCCCGGCGCTGCGCCCCGCCGCGGCGCCGCGCGTCGACCTCGTGGCGCTCCCGCTCCCGCGCGTCGACGGCCTCCCCGACGGCGCCGAGTCCACTAACAGCGTCCCCCACGACAAGTTTGAGCTCCTGTTCAAGGCCTTCGACGGGCTCGCCGCGCCCTTCGCGGAGTTCTTGGGCGCGTCCTGCGCCGACGAGGGCAAGAGGCCTGACTGGGTCATCGTCGACTGCTTCCACTACtgggccgccggcgccgccgtcgtcgacAACAAG GTGCCATGCGCAATGCTGCTCCCGAGCGCCGCGTCTCTTGCCGCGGCCAGGGATCGGCAGTCCTCGCGCGCCAAGCCGGGTGCCGCTGTAGAGGAACGGCCGGCGGCGGCTCCACCCCGCTACGAGTCGGAGCAGAATAAACAATATTTGGCCAAGGATGGCGCGTCATGTATGTCCATCGCCGAGCGCTTCTGCTTGACGCGCGAGAGGTGCACGGTCATGGCCATGCGAAGCAGCCTCGAGTGGGAGCCCGAGTTTCTCCCGCTGGTGGCACCGCTCGTCGGCAAGCCGGTCGTCCCCCTCGGGCTCCTTCCGCCGTCACCCGACGGAGGGCGCGGCGCCAACGCGAATGGGGAGCACACCGCCGTGCGGTGGCTGGACGCGCAGCCACCGAGCTCGGTGCTGTACGTGGCGCTGGGGAGCGAGGTGCCGCTGCGCGTGGAGCAGGTGCGCGAGCTGGCGCTGGGGCTGGAGCTCGTCGGGACACGCTTCCTCTGGGCTCTGAGGAATCCCAGCGGCGTTCCCGACGCGGACATCCTTCCAGCCGGGTTCCAAGAGCGCAGCCGCGGCCGTGGGCTGGTGACCACGGGGTGGGTTCCTCAGACCAGCATACTGGCGCACGGCGCCGTGGGCGGGTTCTTGACGCACTGCGGGCGGAACTCGCTCATCGAAGGGCTCTTGTATGGCCGCCCTCTCGTCATGCTGCCCATCTTCGGGGACCAAGGGCCGAATGCGCGCCTCATGGAGGGGAAGAAGGTGGGGTTGCAGGTGGCCAGGGATGAGCACGACGGGTCGTTCGACCGCCATGGCGTCGCCAGCGCAGTCCGGGCCGTCATGCTAGAGGAGGAAACCAGGGGTGTCTTCGTGGAAAATGCCCTCAAGGTGCAAGGGATTGTAGCTGATAAGGAACTGCAGGACAGGTACATCGACGAATTTATACAGCAACTAAGATCGTACTCCGGCCTCCGCTGCCCTGCCTCCAGCTGA